From Bos javanicus breed banteng chromosome 5, ARS-OSU_banteng_1.0, whole genome shotgun sequence, the proteins below share one genomic window:
- the BHLHE41 gene encoding class E basic helix-loop-helix protein 41 — protein sequence MDEGIPHLQERQLLEHRDFIGLDYPSLYMCKPKRSMKRDDSKDTYKLPHRLIEKKRRDRINECIAQLKDLLPEHLKLTTLGHLEKAVVLELTLKHLKALTALTEQQHQKIIALQNGERSLKSPIQSDLDAFHSGFQTCAKEVLQYLARFESWTPREPRCVQLINHLHAVATQFLPTPQLLTQQVPLSKGTGAPTAAAPAGSGAAPCLERAGQKLEPLAHCVPVIQRTQPSSELAAAENDTDTDSGYGGEAEARPDREKGKGAGASRVTIKQEPPGEDSPAPKRMRLDTRGGGGGPGGGAAAAAAALLGPDPTAAAALLRPDAALLSSLVAFGGGGGAPFAQPAAAAAPFCLPFYFLSPSAAAAYVQPFLDKSGLEKYLYPAAAAAPFPLLYPGIPAPAAAAAAAAAAAAAAAFPCLSSVLSPPPEKAAAAAAAATLLPHEVAPPGALHPAHPHGRTHLPFAGAREPGNPESSAQEDPSQPAKETL from the exons ATGGACGAAGGAATTCCTCATTTGCAAGAGAGACAGTTACTGGAACATAGAGATTTTATAGG ACTGGATTATCCCTCTTTGTATATGTGTAAGCCCAAAAGGAGCATGAAGCGAGACGATAGCAAG GATACCTACAAATTACCGCACagattaatagaaaagaaaagaagagaccgAATTAATGAATGCATTGCTCAGCTGAAAGACTTACTGCCTGAACATCTAAAGTTGACA ACTCTGGGGCATCTGGAGAAAGCTGTAGTCCTGGAATTAACTTTGAAACACTTAAAAGCTTTGACAGCCTTAACGGAGCAGCAACAtcagaagataattgctttacagaatg GGGAACGATCTCTGAAATCGCCCATTCAGTCCGACTTGGATGCGTTCCACTCGGGATTTCAAACATGCGCCAAAGAAGTCTTGCAATACCTCGCCCGGTTTGAGAGCTGGACGCCCAGGGAGCCGCGGTGTGTCCAGCTGATCAACCACTTGCACGCCGTGGCCACCCAGTTCTTGCCCACCCCGCAGCTGTTGACTCAACAGGTTCCTCTGAGCAAAGGCACCGGCGCGCCCACGGCGGCCGCCCCCGCCGGCTCCGGGGCCGCCCCCTGCCTGGAGCGCGCGGGGCAGAAGCTGGAGCCCCTCGCCCACTGCGTGCCGGTCATCCAGCGGACTCAGCCCAGCTCCGAGCTCGCCGCCGCCGAGAACGACACGGACACCGATAGCGGCTACGGTGGCGAGGCCGAGGCCCGGCCGGACCGCGAGAAGGGCAAAGGCGCGGGGGCGAGCCGCGTCACCATTAAGCAGGAGCCCCCCGGGGAGGACTCGCCAGCGCCCAAGAGGATGAGGCTGGAtacccgcggcggcggcggcggcccggggggcggcgcggcggcggcggcggccgcgctCCTGGGGCCCGACCCGACCGCTGCGGCCGCGCTGCTGAGACCCGACGCCGCCCTGCTCAGCTCGCTGGTGGCGTTCGGCGGAGGCGGGGGCGCGCCCTTCGCGCAGCCGGCGGCCGCCGCGGCCCCTTTCTGCCTGCCCTTCTACTTCCTCTCGCCTTCGGCGGCCGCCGCCTACGTGCAGCCCTTCCTGGACAAGAGCGGCCTGGAGAAGTACCTGTACCCGGCGGCGGCCGCCGCCCCGTTTCCATTGCTGTACCCCGGCATCCCTGctccggccgccgccgccgctgccgccgcggccgcggccgccgccgccgccttccCCTGCCTGTCCTCCGTGTTGTCGCCCCCTCCCGAGAAGGCGGCGGCCGCCGCCGCAGCCGCGACCCTCCTGCCACACGAGGTGGCGCCCCCTGGGGCTCTGCACCCCGCGCACCCGCACGGCCGCACCCACCTGCCCTTCGCCGGCGCTCGCGAGCCCGGGAACCCGGAGAGCTctgctcaggaagatccctcgcAGCCAGCAAAGGAAACCCTCTGA